From the genome of Magnolia sinica isolate HGM2019 chromosome 12, MsV1, whole genome shotgun sequence:
gattgtgaaatgcatgaaattggccgtgaagtgaagggaattgactgtgaagtgaaggggaatggccagaaatgatcgtgaagtgaagggaattgactgtgaaatgcatggaattgactgtgaagtgaagggaattgaccatgaaatgcatggaaatgaccgtgaagtgaagcgaatcgaccatgaaatgcatggaaatgatcgtgaagtgaagggaaatgaccgttaaatgattggaaatgaccatgaagtgaagggaattgaccgcgaaatgcatggaaatgaccgtgaagtgaagcgaattgaccgtgaaatgcatggaaatgaccgtgcagtgaagAGGAAtggctggaaatgaccgtgaaatgcatggaaaggacCATGAAgagaagcgaattgaccgtgaaatgcatggaaatgaccgtgaagtgaagggaattgaccgtgaaatgcatggaaatgactgtgaagtgaagcgaattgactgtgaaatgcatggaattgaccgtgaagtgaagggaatggccaaaaatgatcgtgaaatgcatggaaatgaccgtgaagtgaagggaattgaccatgaaatgcatggaaatgaccgtgaagtgaagcgaattgatcattaaatgcatggaattgaccatgaagtgaaggggaatggccgaaaatgactgtgaagtgaaggcatttgaccgtgaaatgcatggaaatgatcatgaagtgaagggaattgactgtgaaatgcatgaaattgaccatgaagtgaaggggaatagacggaaatgaccgtgaagtgaaggggaattgcaggaaatgaccatgaaatgattgaaaatgaccgtgaagtgaagggaattgaccatgaaatgacggGGAATGACCGGAATTAagtcagttcatggtcaatttaactcagttcacggtgattttagctcagttcacggtgattttagctcagttcacggTGATTTTAGCTTAATTCACAGTCATTTTAGCTCAGTTTACGGTCCTCAtcaataactcagtgggtcatcgGTCTGTTAACTCAGTCGATGCTCGGTCTCTTTCACGGTATTCGTTTAGTTTCACATCTCATTTCATTCTTTGTTTAAAAAaccctcaatgtgggccatttgagtcctgattttgctcatttatcaggacatgccataccattcagtatttttttttaaatgaaaatggattggggaccgtgcgcatatatagtataatatacaatggggtccacacaaagaaagctcaatatttttttaaaatgaaaatgaaCTGTGGACCgtgcgcatatatagtataatatatagtgGGGTCGACAAAACGAAAGCAGGGATTTGAATATACCTGCCATTCGAAGCTTCTTAGTTGGGGGGACCATTTTTCGTCCTATCTTGGGCTCAAAAAAGTTGAAAAggacgtgtgtggggtgtgtattctcgaccagataaatgagaaagatgaaaacagtAAAAGAAGAGTTTTAATGCTAGGGTGGACAATCATACACGGGGAGAAGTAATTAAAAAATGATAATCTATGGCTACAATGAAGGAccagggagaggaaagaagaaaaaatcagGTTTTTTGGGTCGAGAAGCGGCTGACAGCATGAATAAGGTGCGTCTAATATaggaggggcattttcgacctttgggaagcCGTCTGCATGTATGGGGCTTATTCTtgagaggtaaaaagaagtgagtTTTAAAAtgtgaatgggccataaatgggttgtacagttgtaaatttctcaacatggaaacggattggctactccccccaacaagagccccgtggctggtggtcagtgctctgtgggccccaccatgatgtatgtgttccatccattccgttcatccatttttaaagatccttttagggcttgatcctaaaaatgagaggtatataaatcttaggtggatcacaccacatgaaaacaatagtgattggatatccaccattaaaatcctcctaaggcccactgtactgtttatttgacatccaatctgttgattaggtcatacaggcccagatgaagggaaaaaacaaaaatcagcttgatccaaaacttttatggcccccaaaatgtttttaatggttgaggctcattcaacactgtttcatgtaatgtggtccaattgagattgggatatacctcatttttggtctcataccgtaaagtGATCTGTAAAAAAGATTAAGggcatgtatgaaacacatacatcatggtgggccccacagagcaccgactaccagccattggctggtgtcagggggagtagccaatccgtttccctgaaaCATGGCCCCCAGTTGCGCAAACCGCGAACCAAGGTCTTTAGGGCATTAGACCTTATTCCAATTCTCAGAGACACATGCATGAAGTGTATGAATTCCCCGAGGCATGTGTTATAAAATACTAATTTCTGATTTTCCAAGACAATTAAGGCAACAATCCCATACTTTGTCACCTATTGCTAGTGGTTTTCCACACGTGTGGTGCAAACTGGACCCTGCACACGCAGGACTACGTTCCAGTATGAAATAgttgtgcaagatctgagctttccatcaggtcaCTTACACTCCTtggatctttttttaaaaaaagattcaGGCCTTTTCAcacctcgggtgggccacataatacaAAACAAATCAACAGCTACAAAAATTTCTAACGGTGTACcatatcttgtggcccacctgagaagtaGAAAGACCTTTTGTTTTCGAGGCAGACGATCTAAGCATTATTTCCAATAAAATGGAgagcttggatctcacacatatTGGCACGTGCACCTGTGCATATGGTACTAGAAAACCTCTCCATTTCCAAACCATAAGAGGCTGACATGAGATGCTATTACCTGTATTTTCTTCTAAAACAAGATTAATAAAGATAAAAACATCTTAATCTCCTTTCCCTTATAAATACCTCCTCTATTAATTGCATCAACTTCAAGTGTATCAATTTCATAGACCAAAATGGCTAAGTCTCATGCACCAATAGCCCTAATCAGATTAGTGAAATTGCATGTGCTATTTTTTCTTATGACCATAATGGGTGGCTTGGATGGCCAGATCTTGGGCCCAAAGGAGACCCACATGGTATTCTACCTTCAAGATTGGGAGACTGATAATGCGACCTCCGTCCCGGTGGCTGGGACCAACGGCACCCTCTCGAGCGTCCTAAACTTCGGGACCATCATGGTGGTGGATGATGCCGTAACGGAAGGCCCAGATCGGCAATCGAAGCAAGTTGGACGGGCACAAGGGATCTACGTGAACTTGGCCTTGGATGGATCTGATCTCCACCTTCTATTCTCTGTTGTCTTTACAAATGAGAAGTATAATGGGAGCACTCTAGAGATCCAAGGGGCAGATAGGTTCTTTCTGAAGTACCGGGAGGTTTCTGTGGTTGCTGGGACTGGCTTGTTCCGGTATGCACGGGGCCATGCTGTTTTAGAGACGGTCTATCTGGATCTTCCCACTCTCAATGCAGTGATCAAGTTCAATGTCACTGTCCATCATTATTGATTTTGGTCATTATGTTAGCTAATGTTAATCTATGAAATAATTACCTTTTAAGTTCTATAATAAATTTGGGATTTTTACCCCAAAATTCCTCCAGGAATTGAATTTTGCTAAATAGTGACTACTTTTAGAGAGAAATTATATTATTgcccttaaaaataaaataaaataataataataataattattattattcttaaatttttttttttttttatcttacaGCTAAGTAAAAAAGTTGAAAGTTGTGGCTTATAACTCATCCAACAGATGTACACCAACACTATTATCAGACAAATAAAACAAATGGCGGAGCCAATCTCAAGGTAGGccaattcataaaaaaataatatacaccgttcaaaatatcttaaatcaAGTATAGCCCACCGGATGATCTAAATGACCTGATATTTGTGGTGAATATTTATacacatatcatgtgggccccacaagtttggAGTCTCAttacttttaaagaaaaaaatttaattgagggcatttttgtaattttaacCCTTAAAAGTACCTCCAAAGTGATTTCTAATTGTAGGGGTACgtattatttgataaaatacttatatacaccattcaaaatatctcaattcaagtatggcccacctgatgatctgaTTGaccttatgtttgtgttgcatatttatacatatatgatgtggtccatcaAGTCTAGAGTCTCAttacttttaaagaaaaaaaaaattattgaagGTAATTTTGTAACTTTAACCCTCAAAAAGTACCTCTAGCGTGACTTCTAACTGTAGGGGGTATTATTTGATAAAATAAACCCCTCCCCACCCCTCTTCtcttttttattaaaattaggcagatccagtgctcaagtggaccacaccaaatagtgagcttgtgtcgcattaaatgcaagagccatctctggtgtggtccacttgagcattggatctgcctcattgttgggctcataccttaaaataatatgagaaaacggatggacaatctggataaacatatacatcacagtggccccacaagaACCCTTGTATGGATAGATTATTGTCCTCAGATGCAATCCACTTCCCGTGCTTGCAGCTTTCAGTGGCATATTATTCAGTAAGACTGGGCCCCAACCCATTTAATTTCAAGGGATGACATGACTCCCAGTCTCAACCGCTCAGCGCTGAAAGCTATAAATTGGTATGGATCGTGGCTCAATGTGGGCCCTTAACCTATAAATTGGTATCAGACATGGCCCAACCCATTAACTTTAATAAATGTTCCTCTTCCTCTGTTACTCATGATTAATCAAGGACCCAATACAAGAAGTCATCAAACATGAGTCCAACCTGAGCCATTTACAAATCAGGCTTGAAATCCAGGCTCAGACATTTGGGTTCTAAAGAAGACCAAAGCCTGGCCATAGATGGTTGGGCTGGGAGATCGATGGGTCAGCCCAACCATTGCACAAGGGACGACCAACCATACTGGCAGAATATATGTATATCAAATTTGGAATAGAATATAACCTGAAAATCGCGTAATTGAAACTATGCATTTGTTAGCCACCAATTGGACCGTTAAAACGATTCGAAGTGTTATTTTCTATCTCAATTCAAACACAGTGCCCTCATGATTTGGACCATCTGGATTAATCATCATCTCAGTGCAAGTAGACTGCCATCATTTCCCTTACAACGAATCCACTTTCCATTTAAGTTGATAGTGAGTGGCCAGCGAGAATTTTTGTAACACGTGTTGACAGTTGCAACAACATATTTATATCCAGGCACCAATGATAGAAAACTAGCCGCATATACTATCTTTGTTTAAGAATGTTGCTTttgataaagaaataaagaaaaaaatgataaatatcACAGACAAAAAGTAATGGGAACGTAATCGGGAAAGCTGAGGCACATTACAATAGCTGTATTGAAGACAAATATCCCCCCTACAAAAGTGAGTGAAATGGATTT
Proteins encoded in this window:
- the LOC131220167 gene encoding dirigent protein 2-like, whose translation is MGGLDGQILGPKETHMVFYLQDWETDNATSVPVAGTNGTLSSVLNFGTIMVVDDAVTEGPDRQSKQVGRAQGIYVNLALDGSDLHLLFSVVFTNEKYNGSTLEIQGADRFFLKYREVSVVAGTGLFRYARGHAVLETVYLDLPTLNAVIKFNVTVHHY